The genomic stretch TCCAGCTGCCGCTCGGCCTGACGCAGCGCCTCGCCCGCCCGGTCGCCGTGGCCCTGGGCCGCGTGTCCCCGGGCCGACATGGCGTGCAGGCGCATCAGCCCCAGCGGGCTGCCCGCTCCCTTGGCGGTGGCGATGCCCGCCCGGGCCAGGGACACGCCCTCGTCCGGACGGCCGAGGCTGGTGGCCAGATGGGACAGACCGGCCAGGATCTGCCCGCCCAGCACCCGGTCACGGCTCTCGGCGCACAGCCTCAGCGCCTGGGTCATGTAGCGCTGGGCCAGCCCGTACTCCGCGGCGTCGTACGAACTCCAGCCGGCCATCGCGGCGAGCCTGGCCGCGGCCGCGTACAGCAGGCGCTGCTCGGGCGGGGGCGTGCCGCGCCGCTGGAGCATGGGGACGACCTCGGTGGCCAGGTAGTGCACGATGCTCGTGCGGACACCGGCGCCGCCGTAGTGGTTGTCCATCTGGTCGAACAGGGCGATCATCGCGTGCACCTGCTCGACCGGTCCCCCGTCCGACACCCGCGTCGGACGGCCGCCGTCGTGGTCCTCCAGCAGCCACAGCAGCCACTCGCGTTGAGGGTTGGCCAGGGCGCCCACGACGAAGGGGGCGGGTCCGAGCAGGCTGCGGCGGGAGATGTCGGTCGAGCCCAGTTCGGCCAGCGTGTGGAGGGCTTCCGCCACGTCCTCGTCGTAGACCAAGGCCCGGCCCGCGACCGGGCGTTGCTGCTCGCGCTGGAAGCCGAGGTCCGCGGGCGACACGGCGCGGCCGAGCCGCTCGGACAGCACCGCGGCGATCAACCCCGGCGTCTCGCCGCGCGGTTGCTGTCCCTGGAGCCAGCGGGTGACCGCCGTCTTGTCGTAGGTGGAGTCGAGGCCCTGTCGGCGTCCGAGATCGTTGACCCGGAGGGCGAGCGAGGCATAGGAGCAGCCGGACTCCTTCAGCGCGGACGCCAGCGCCTTGTTGGCTCCGGCGCTCCCCTTGCCCTGGCTCCTTGCGTGTCCCTCGGTCACGGTGGCCATCCAGGTCTCGCCTCGCTCGTGTGCGGATACACCCTTGCCAGTACCTCAAGTCCGCTCAGGCCACGCCCAGTTGACATCGGCGCGCCGACCTGTGCGACAGGTCCCTCGATCACTATGGTTCCCTACACGCGCGATTCGCAACTGGCGTTCTGATAATTTCGATTCGATCCGCATCGCTCTGTCTCTGTCGTCGACCGCGTGGCACACTGCACGCTGTGAGGGCCGCTGAGGGAGGTAGCAGGTGAGCGAGAACCGCTCGGGCGGCAGTGCACCCACGGTCCTGCGGATGGTTCTCGGCAAACGGCTGAAGCAGCTGCGGGAGCAGGCCGGTGTGTCCTTCGAGGACGCCGCACGGGCCATCGAGGTCACTCCCCTCACGGTCCGCCGGATCGAGAAGGCCGAGGTCAAGCTCCGCATCCCGTACGTGAAGGAACTGCTGCGCACCTACGGGGTCCCGGCGGAGGAGACCGAGGGCTTCCTCGAACTGGCCAGGAAGGCGAACGAGCCGGGGTGGTGGTACCAGTACCGCGACGTGCTCCCGGACTGGTTCCAGGCATACGTGAGCCTGGAGAGCGAAGCCACCGTCATACGTCTCTACGAACCCCACTACGTCCCCGGCCTGTTGCAGACCCACGACTACGTCACCGCGCTGATGCGGGTCGGCTTCCCGAACGAGTCGAAGGAGGACATATCCCGGCGCGTCGATCTGCGGCTCAGACGCCAGGACCTGCTCACCAAGCCGGGCGCACCGGCCGTCTGGGCCGTCCTGGACGAGACGGTGCTGCGCCGCCCGGTCGGCGGTCCCGATGTGATGCGGGCTCAGATCGACCGGATCGACGAGGCGTTGGACCTGCGCAACGTCCGGATCCAGATCATGCGCTTCGCGGCCGGTGCCCATCCGGGCGCCTTCGGCCCCTTCCACCACTTCCGCTTCGGATTCTCCGAACTCCCTGACGTCATCTACACGGAGAACCTGGCCGGCGCGGTCTACGTCGACCGGCCCGGCGACGTCGTCAACTACCTAGAGGTACTGGACCGGATGTCCGTCCAGGCGGAGCCGGTCGCACGAACCAGGGCAATCCTGGCCGAACTGCGTAAGGAGTTGTGACCATGGGATCCATGGACCCGATCTACAGCGGCATGCCGGCCACCGATCTGGGCACCGAGGGCTGGCACAAGCCCTGGAGCGGCACCAACGGCGGCAGCTGCGTCGAGGTGAAGCGACTGCCCGACGGAAGCGTCGCCTTCCGCCAGTCCACGGACCCCGAGGGGCCCGCGCTGGTCTACTCCCGGGACGAGATGATCGTGTTCCTCGAAGGCGCCAAGGCGGGCCAGGCGGACTTCCTGGTCGCCTGAGCACCGCACCGCTCCCGCCGCGTACCCCCACTGCGCCCGGCACACCACTACGCCCGCACTACCGGACAACCCGCGCGCGCCCTCCTGCCGTGCGGGTTCTCCGCTCACACTGAGCGGGTTCCGGTGTCCCGAAGGAAGTGGAATGCACTCATCGCCTCGCCCCGGCCGCCCGGCATGAACCTCCAGGAGGCCCTCACCCGGTGCAGCACTCTCGTCGTCGAGAGTGCCGACGGCGTCGGCAGGAGCGATCTGATCACCGAGCTGGCCGGACACGGCTTCCGGATCAGATGCGATGCGGACCGCCTGCACCATGTGGACCCGACCCGGCCGTATCGCGAACTCTTCGCCGAACCAGGCCGGTTGGTGCTCGACGGCAGCATCATCCACGAACTCGTGTACGGGCCACTGCTGCGCGGCGAGTCCCGCGTGTCCTGGATCCAGGCGCTCGACTTCGCCGAGTCGGTGGCCGAACGCGACGGGGCCCTCATCCACCTCACCGCGCCCCGGACCCTTCCCCGGGACGCCCCCACGGACTTCAGACAGGCGACCGACGCCTACGCACGGGTGTTCCGCACACTCTCCCAGCACGTCCCCGTCGTCACTCTCGACGCGGGGAACCCTCGATTACCCATCCCCCGCGAGCGGCCCGGCAGATCACGAAGTCGCGGGGAACAAACCGAAGTTGACGGTAGGTTAGTGACCGACCGCGTGACGCACGGCAGGAGAATTCCCATGGCAGACGGCCAGCCCTCCCCCGACCAGGAAGCCCTGTCCAAGATCGACACCACGGTGCCGCACTCGGCCCGCATCTGGAACTACTGGATGGGGGGCAAGGACAACTACGACGTCGACCGGGAGGCGGGCGACGCCTACCGCGAGATCGCGCCGAACATCGAGACGATGGCCCGCGCCTCCCGGCAGTACCTGATCCGCACGGTGTCCTTCGTGGCCGGCGAACTCGGCATCCGCCAGTTCCTGGACATCGGCACCGGTCTGCCGACCTACGACAACACCCACCAGGTCGCCCAGCGGGTGGCACCCGAGTCACGCATCGTCTACGTCGACAACGACCCCCTGGTACTGCGGCACGCCGAGGCCCTGCTCACCAGCACCGACGAGGGCGTCACCGAGTACATCGACGCCGATCTGCACGACCCCGAGAAGATCATCGAGGCGGCACGCCGGTTCCTGGACTTCGACCAGCCGGTCGCCCTGATGCTCATGGGCATCCTCGGCCACATCCAGGACTACGAGGAGGCCATCTCCATCGTCCGCCGCCTCCAGGCCGTGCTGCCCTCGGGCAGCTACTTCGTCCACTACGACAGCACGGACACCGACGCGGAACTCAAGCGCGCCCAGCAGGGCTACGACGACACGGGCGCCATCCCGTACGTCCTGCGCAGCCCGCGACAGCTCTCCGCCTATTACGAGGGCCTGGAGCTGCTGGAGCCGGGCATCGTCTCCTGCCCCCTGTGGCGCCCCGAGCCCGGCACCACGCCCGAGCCCACGGACGTCTACGGCGGCGTGGCCCGCAAGCCCTGAGCGGGCCGTGGGTCAGCTCCCGCCGCGGGCCGTCACCAAACCGGACTCATAGGCGAACACGACCAGTTGGGCGCGGTCCCGGGCGCCCAGCTTGGTCATCGCGCGGCTGACGTGGGTCTTGGCCGTGAACGGGCTGATGACCATGTGCTCGGCGATCTCCTCGTTGCTGAGCCCGCGTGCGGCCAGCGCGGTCACCTCGCGTTCGCGGCGGGTGAGGCCCTCCAGGCCGGGGGCGGTGGCCCGGTCCGGGGGCCGGGCCACGAACTCGCCGATGAGGGTGCGGGTGACGGACGGGGACAGCAGTGCCTCGCCGCGGGCCACGACCTCGATCGCCTGGAGCAGATCGGCCGGTTCGGTGTCCTTCAGCAGAAAGCCGCTGGCGCCCGCACGCAGCGCCTCGAAGACGTACTCGTCGTGGCCGTAGTTGGTGAGGATCACCACGCGGACGTCCGAGAGCGCGGGGTCGGCGGCGATCCGGCGGGTGGCCTCGATGCCCGTCATCACCGGCATCTGGACATCGATCAGCGCGATGTCGGGCGCCTCGGCGCGGACGAGGGCCACCCCGCGCTCCCCGTCGGCCGCCTCGCCGACCACCTCGATGCCGTCCTCGGCGTCCAGCAGGGCCCGGAACCCGGCCCGCATCAGCGCCTGGTCGTCGACCAGCGCGACCCTGATCATCTCGCCTCCCCCAGCGGCACGGGCGCCCGCACCGGCTCCCCCAGCGGCAGTTGGGCCCGTACCGAGAATCCGCCCTCCTCGCGCGGGCCCGCGCGCAGGGTGCCGCCCAGCGCCGTGACCCGCTCCCGCATGCCGGTGAGGCCGATGCCGGGCACGGGCGGGCGGTCCGGGACGGCGATTCCGTCGTCCTCCACCCGTATCTCCAGGTCCTCGGGACCATAGGCGAGTTCGACACGGACCGTCGCCTGCCCCGCGTGGCGTGCCGCGTTGGTGAGCGCCTCCTGGACGATGCGGTACGCGGCCCGGTCCACGGTCGCCGGCAGGGGGCGCTCGGTGCCGGTGACCGCCAGCTCGGCCGCCAGACCCGCCGCCCGCGCCCGCTCCACCAGCAGCGCCGGGGTTCCGGAGGGCTCGTCGGTGCGCAGCACGTCCAGGGTCGCCCGCAGTTCACGCATCGCCTCCCCGCTCGCCTCCTGGATGGCGAGCAGCGCGGGCGGCACCTCCTCGCCCCGCTTGCGGGCGAGGTGCACGGCGACTCCGGCCTGGAGCTTGACGATGGAGATGCTGTGGGTGAGCGAGTCGTGCAACTCCCGGGCGATGCGCAGGCGTTCCTCCCCGGCGCGGCGCAGGGCGGCCTCCTCCCGGGTGCGCTCGGCCTCCAGGGCGCGCTGTTCGGTCTGGCGCAGATACGCCTGCCAGTTGCGGTCGGCGAGCCCGGTGATCACCGCGCACAGGAACCAGCCCGCGAGCAGCGCGGACTTCTCCAGCACGTCCTGGGTGCCGGGCCCGGTCGCCACGTACGCCGCCAGGAACAGCCCGCCGCCCGCCGCGGCGAGCGCCCGGTGCCCGACCCGGGAAGCGGTGTGCACGGCGCCGATGACGGGCAGGGCGGCCAGGGTCCCCGGCTCGGCGTGCAGGACGTACGCTGCCCCGCTGACGGTCGCCACGGCCAGAACGGCCCGCGGTGCCGCCCGGTAGAACCCCAGCGCCGCGCAGCCCACGACCATGAGCACGTAGTCGACCGGCGCCGTGTCCCGGTCGAAGGCGGCGGAGGTCACCACGAGGGCGCCGACCACGACCGCCAGGGCCGCGTCGGCGAGGTGCCTGCGTGTCACCGTGATCCCGCTCATGACCGCACAGTAGACGCATCCGCCGACACCCGCGTCAGACCTGTGGACAACTCCCGGACTACTCCCGCCGCAGTACTCCCCGACTCGGCACGGCCCGTCCGGCGCAGCCGCAACTCCCTTCGGCCGTACGACGACCGGGCCCCCTCCCCCGGCGCAGTCTGCTTCCCATGACCACACCCTTCCGTTACACCAAGCCCCAGCCGCCCAAGGCGGCCACCGGACGCGTCGCCGAGGTCTACGAGCAGCTCTCCCGTGACTTCGGCATCGACGAGCCGGTCACCTTCGTGGTGCTCTCCTCGGCGCCGGAACTGCTCACCGCCACCTGGGCGTTGATGCGCGAGTCGCTGATCGCGGGACCAGGCAGCCGGACCGGCAAGGAGATCGCGGCGTTCGGGGTGTCGCAGGCCAACCAGTGCCCGTTCTGCGTGACCGCCCACACCGTGCTGCTGCACGCCACCGGCGACCACGCCCTCGCCGAACGTCTCGCGCGGGGCGAGCGCCCGGAGAACGAGGAGCACGCGCGCGTACTGGAGTGGGGCAAGCGGACCCGCGTCCCGAGCCCGGCGTCGAAGCCGTACCCCTTCCCGCAGGACCACGCCCCCGGGTACCTCGGCACCGCGCTGTCGTTCCACTTCATCAACCGGATCGTGTCGGCCCTGCTGACCGAGAAGATGCTGCCCGGCAACGCCGAGCGCCTCCGCGTGGTGCGCAGTCTCGCGGGCCGTACGCTCTCCCGGACCGTGCGCCGCCCGGCCCTGCCCGGCGACGCGCTGGCGCTGCTGGACCGCACCGACCCCGGCGAGGCCCCCGCGTGGGCGGGCGACACCGCCGTGGGCCCGGCGTACGCGGCGCTGCTCAAGTCGGCCATGGCGGGCGCCGATCTGCTCGACGCGGACGACCAGGAACTCGTCCTGGAGACGATGTGGCAGTGGGACGGGCGGCACCCGGGGCTCGCTCTGGAGGGCATCCCGGACCGGCGCGAGCGGCCGGGGGCGCGGCTGGCCCTGCTGGCCGCGCTGGCGCCGTACCGGATCACCGACGAGGACGTGGCGGCCTGGCGGCGGCCGGAGCACACCGACCACTGTCTGGTGCACCTCGTGGCCTACGGCGCCTTCACCGCCGTCGACCGGATCGAGTCCGCGCTGAGCCGGTCGACCGCGCGGACATAATCGGGCATTCGCCGCACGAACGGTTGGCCTCCGTCACCGCGCGCGCACGGAGCGAGTTGACACTTCCGCCTCACAGGCAGTCGTGCAACACTGCCGTCCCGTCCGCAGTGTGGACTCCTCCGCACCGTCCCCCACGAAAAGTGCGCCGTGCGCCCCCTTTCACTGCCACTCGCCCTGACCGCCCGCCTGTCCCCCGTCGTGGTGCTCGCCGCGGCGGGCTGGGCGCTGACGTCCGGCCCGTTCGCCCCGGCGCCGGCCGCCGACCCCCAGGCACAGGCACAGGAGAAGACGGAGAGTCAGTCCGAATCCGCGCCCTCCACCTCGGCCGCGTCGAAGACGTACACCGGCGCTCCCGCGCCCTGCGACAGCGTCGCCTCCAAGACGGTCACCTCACTCGTCCCGGGCGCCAAGACCGCGGGCAAGGAGATCCCGTCGACCGACACCAAGCTGCGCCGCACCTGCTCCTGGAACGCGCTCAAGGGGTACGAGTACCGCTGGCTCGACGTCTCCTTCGAGATCAAGGAGTCGGACGAATCGGCACAGAACGCATACGAGCAGCGCATCAAGGACAAGAGCGGCGGAGGGGATGTTCCGGGCCTCGGTGACGTCGGCTATTCGGTGGTGAATCTGACCACCGAGGACAAGCAGGAGACCCGCGAGGGCGTCGTGCTGGTCCGGGCGTCCAACGCGTTGGTCGTCGTCACGTACAACGGCAGCGACTTCGAGTCCAAGGGCGCGCCCAGCTCGGACGAGATCAACAAGGGCGCCATCAAGGCCGCCAAGGACGCGGTGGCGGCGCTGGAGGGCGGCCAGAAGGGCTGACCGTCCTCCAGCGCCTCTGTCACTCCCGCCGGCCGCGCGCCAGCATCAGCACGAGGTAGAGCACCATCGAGGTGCCGAGGCCCACCGCCCAGCCGTAGTCCGCGAGCGAGGACAGGGCCGGGACGGGGGTGCCGTCGATCAGCGGATCGAAGTTCGCGCCGCCGATGGCCAGCACGCCACCGGCGAGGAAGGCCACGACCGCCCGCCAGTTCCAGCCGCCCTCGTACCAGTAGCGCCCGCCGGTGCGGTACAGGTCGGTGAGGTCGAGGCGGCCCCGGCGCAGGATCCAGTAGTCGGCGATGAGGATGCCGGCGACCGTGCCGAGCAGACCGCCCACCAGGCCGAGCCAGGTGAAGATGTAGCCCTGCGGGTCGGAGTACAGCTTCCACGGGAAGATCAGCACGCCGAGCACACAGGTGGCGAGGGCGCCGGTGCGGAAACTGATCTTCCGGGGCGCGATGTTGGAGAAGTCGAAGGCGGGCGAGACCAGGTTGGCGGCGATGTTCACCGACAGGGTCGCCACCAGCACGGTCACCAGGGCGAAGAGCAGCCCGACCACGTTGTCGGTCTTGGCGGCGAGCTGCACCGGGTCCCAGATCGGCTCGCCGTAGACGGCCGCCGAGCCGGAGGTGACCATCACGGACAGGAACGCGAACAACGTCATCGTCGTGGGCAGTCCAAGAGCCTGCCCCCAGGTCTGGGCCTTCTGGCTCTTCCCGTACCGGGTGAAGTCCGGGATGTTCAGCGACAGGGTGGACCAGAAGCCGATCATGCCCATGAGGGACGGCCAGAACAGCTTCCAGAAGTCTCCGCCCCAGCCCAGCTTGGACGGCTGGTCCAGCAGCGGGCCGAAGCCACCGGCCTTGTCGCTCATCCACCACAGCATCACGAAGGCGCCGACGAGCACGAACGGAGCGGCCCAGTTCTCGAACCGGCGGATGGTCTCCATGCCCCGGTAGATGATCGCGACCTGGATCGCCCAGAAGATCGCGAACGACAGCCACATGGTCCAGGCGTAGCCACCGATCTTCCCGGCGTCCGCCCAGCCGTCGCCGATGAGCTTCCCGGCCAGGAAGAAGATCGCCTCGCCGCCGATCCAGGTCTGGATCCCGAACCAGCCGCACGCCACCAACGCCCGTACGACGGCGGGCAGGTTGGCGCCGCGGATGCCGAAGGAGGCGCGCGCGAACACCGGGAACGGGATGCCGTACTTGGGCCCCGCGTGCCCGGTGAGCAGCATCGGCACCAGCACGATGACATTGGCCAGCGCGATGGTGAGCACGGCCTGCTTCCAGTCCATGCCGACGGCGATCAGACCCGAAGCGAGGGTCCAGGAAGCCGTGTTGTGGGCCATGCCGACCCAGAGCGCGGAAAAGTTGTAGGTGGTCCAGGTCCGCTTCTCCACCGGGACCGGGAGCAGGTCGTCGTTGGCGTACGGACCGATGGGCGGCGGGG from Streptomyces davaonensis JCM 4913 encodes the following:
- a CDS encoding helix-turn-helix domain-containing protein encodes the protein MSENRSGGSAPTVLRMVLGKRLKQLREQAGVSFEDAARAIEVTPLTVRRIEKAEVKLRIPYVKELLRTYGVPAEETEGFLELARKANEPGWWYQYRDVLPDWFQAYVSLESEATVIRLYEPHYVPGLLQTHDYVTALMRVGFPNESKEDISRRVDLRLRRQDLLTKPGAPAVWAVLDETVLRRPVGGPDVMRAQIDRIDEALDLRNVRIQIMRFAAGAHPGAFGPFHHFRFGFSELPDVIYTENLAGAVYVDRPGDVVNYLEVLDRMSVQAEPVARTRAILAELRKEL
- a CDS encoding DUF397 domain-containing protein; its protein translation is MGSMDPIYSGMPATDLGTEGWHKPWSGTNGGSCVEVKRLPDGSVAFRQSTDPEGPALVYSRDEMIVFLEGAKAGQADFLVA
- a CDS encoding SAM-dependent methyltransferase, which produces MADGQPSPDQEALSKIDTTVPHSARIWNYWMGGKDNYDVDREAGDAYREIAPNIETMARASRQYLIRTVSFVAGELGIRQFLDIGTGLPTYDNTHQVAQRVAPESRIVYVDNDPLVLRHAEALLTSTDEGVTEYIDADLHDPEKIIEAARRFLDFDQPVALMLMGILGHIQDYEEAISIVRRLQAVLPSGSYFVHYDSTDTDAELKRAQQGYDDTGAIPYVLRSPRQLSAYYEGLELLEPGIVSCPLWRPEPGTTPEPTDVYGGVARKP
- a CDS encoding response regulator; this encodes MIRVALVDDQALMRAGFRALLDAEDGIEVVGEAADGERGVALVRAEAPDIALIDVQMPVMTGIEATRRIAADPALSDVRVVILTNYGHDEYVFEALRAGASGFLLKDTEPADLLQAIEVVARGEALLSPSVTRTLIGEFVARPPDRATAPGLEGLTRREREVTALAARGLSNEEIAEHMVISPFTAKTHVSRAMTKLGARDRAQLVVFAYESGLVTARGGS
- a CDS encoding sensor histidine kinase, with translation MSGITVTRRHLADAALAVVVGALVVTSAAFDRDTAPVDYVLMVVGCAALGFYRAAPRAVLAVATVSGAAYVLHAEPGTLAALPVIGAVHTASRVGHRALAAAGGGLFLAAYVATGPGTQDVLEKSALLAGWFLCAVITGLADRNWQAYLRQTEQRALEAERTREEAALRRAGEERLRIARELHDSLTHSISIVKLQAGVAVHLARKRGEEVPPALLAIQEASGEAMRELRATLDVLRTDEPSGTPALLVERARAAGLAAELAVTGTERPLPATVDRAAYRIVQEALTNAARHAGQATVRVELAYGPEDLEIRVEDDGIAVPDRPPVPGIGLTGMRERVTALGGTLRAGPREEGGFSVRAQLPLGEPVRAPVPLGEAR
- a CDS encoding carboxymuconolactone decarboxylase family protein, giving the protein MTTPFRYTKPQPPKAATGRVAEVYEQLSRDFGIDEPVTFVVLSSAPELLTATWALMRESLIAGPGSRTGKEIAAFGVSQANQCPFCVTAHTVLLHATGDHALAERLARGERPENEEHARVLEWGKRTRVPSPASKPYPFPQDHAPGYLGTALSFHFINRIVSALLTEKMLPGNAERLRVVRSLAGRTLSRTVRRPALPGDALALLDRTDPGEAPAWAGDTAVGPAYAALLKSAMAGADLLDADDQELVLETMWQWDGRHPGLALEGIPDRRERPGARLALLAALAPYRITDEDVAAWRRPEHTDHCLVHLVAYGAFTAVDRIESALSRSTART
- a CDS encoding NCS1 family nucleobase:cation symporter-1, whose protein sequence is MTDTAPTAIPPSSQVTLADGRVELAPGSPPPIGPYANDDLLPVPVEKRTWTTYNFSALWVGMAHNTASWTLASGLIAVGMDWKQAVLTIALANVIVLVPMLLTGHAGPKYGIPFPVFARASFGIRGANLPAVVRALVACGWFGIQTWIGGEAIFFLAGKLIGDGWADAGKIGGYAWTMWLSFAIFWAIQVAIIYRGMETIRRFENWAAPFVLVGAFVMLWWMSDKAGGFGPLLDQPSKLGWGGDFWKLFWPSLMGMIGFWSTLSLNIPDFTRYGKSQKAQTWGQALGLPTTMTLFAFLSVMVTSGSAAVYGEPIWDPVQLAAKTDNVVGLLFALVTVLVATLSVNIAANLVSPAFDFSNIAPRKISFRTGALATCVLGVLIFPWKLYSDPQGYIFTWLGLVGGLLGTVAGILIADYWILRRGRLDLTDLYRTGGRYWYEGGWNWRAVVAFLAGGVLAIGGANFDPLIDGTPVPALSSLADYGWAVGLGTSMVLYLVLMLARGRRE